Proteins encoded together in one Carya illinoinensis cultivar Pawnee chromosome 3, C.illinoinensisPawnee_v1, whole genome shotgun sequence window:
- the LOC122303163 gene encoding LRR receptor-like serine/threonine-protein kinase ERL1 isoform X1: MEVEVFLQWRSKELSLWLIIAVLALLCPIASPLNDEGKALMSIKSSFSNVVNVLLDWDDVHNQDFCSWRGVFCYNANLSVLTLNLSNLNLGGEISPAVGDLRNLQYIDLQGNKLTGQIPDEIGNCASLVHLDLSDNLLFGDIPFSISKLKQLELLNLKNNQLTGPIPSTLTQIPNLKTLDLARNQITGEIPRLLYWNEVLQYIGLRGNSLTGTLSPDMCQLTGLWYFDVRGNNLTGTIPESIGNCTSFEILDISYNQITGEIPYNIGFLQVATLSLQGNRLTGQIPEVIGLMQALAVLDLSENELVGPIPPILGNLSYTGKLYLHGNKLTGPVPPELGNMSKLSYLQLNNNKLVGQIPSELGKLEQLFELNLASNELEGPIPPNISFCVALNQFNVHGNRLNGSIPVGLRNLDSLTYLNLSANSFKGRIPLELGHIINLDTLDLSRNNFSGPVPASIGDLEHLLTLNLSSNHLDGSLPVEFGNLRSILIIDMSMNNLSGSIPPEFGQLQNIFSLILNNNKLHGKIPDQLTNCFSLVTLNVSYNNLSGAVPPMRNFSRFSPDSFIGNPLLCGNWLGSICGPYVAKSRVLSFPALFSKAAVICMTLGFITLLSIVIVAVYKSNQPKQSTKRSKGNGQGSATLVILHMDMAIHTFDDIMRVTENLDEKYIIGYGASSTVYKCVLKNSRPIAIKRLYNQYPNNLQEFETELETIGSIRHRNVVSLHGYALSLYGNLLFYDYMDNGSLWDLLHGPSKKVKLDWETRLRIAVGAAQGLSYLHHDCNPRIVHRDVKSSNILLDENFEAHLSDFGIAKCISTSKTHASTYVLGTIGYIDPEYARTSRLNEKSDVYSFGIVLLELLTGKKAVDNESNLHQLILSKADDNTVMEAVDPEVSVTCMDLAHVRKTFQLALLCTKRNPSERPTMHEVSRVLVSLIPAPPGKPGFEPPKKVDYAQFVNDKGQQQPKAQQRQFQQENNSSDAQWFVRFGEVISKNTL, encoded by the exons atggaggtggaGGTATTCCTGCAGTGGAGGAGCAAGGAGCTCTCTCTGTGGTTAATAATCGCCGTTCTGGCTCTTCTCTGTCCCATTGCTTCTCCACTCAACGACGAAG GGAAAGCGTTAATGTCGATCAAGTCCTCGTTTAGCAACGTGGTGAACGTTTTGCTTGACTGGGACGATGTGCACAACCAAGATTTCTGTTCCTGGCGTGGTGTCTTCTGCTACAATGCCAACCTCTCTGTGCTTACTCT GAATCTGTCGAACTTGAACCTAGGTGGAGAGATTTCACCAGCAGTTGGAGATTTAAGAAACTTGCAATACAT AGACTTACAGGGGAATAAGCTAACTGGTCAAATCCCGGATGAAATTGGGAACTGTGCTTCCCTTGTGCATCT GGATTTGTCTGATAATTTACTGTTTGGGGACATTCCCTTTTCGATATCTAAGCTCAAGCAGCTTGAGCTTTT GAATTTGAAGAACAATCAGTTGACTGGCCCCATACCTTCAACACTAACCCAGATTCCGAACCTCAAGACTCT TGATCTTGCACGGAACCAGATTACAGGGGAGATACCGAGACTTCTGTATTGGAATGAGGTGCTTCAATACAT AGGGTTACGAGGAAATTCATTGACTGGAACACTTTCACCCGATATGTGTCAATTAACAGGCCTGTGGTATTT TGACGTTAGAGGGAATAATCTGACGGGTACAATCCCGGAGAGCATTGGGAACTGTACAAGTTTTGAAATCTT GGATATATCCTACAATCAAATCACTGGGGAGATCCCATACAATATTGGATTCCTACAAGTGGCAACTCT GTCCCTGCAAGGAAATAGGCTAACGGGGCAGATCCCTGAGGTGATTGGTTTGATGCAGGCCCTTGCTGTCCT GGATTTGAGTGAGAATGAACTTGTTGGGCCAATCCCACCAATACTTGGCAACTTATCATACACGGGCAAACT GTATCTCCATGGCAACAAGCTCACTGGGCCAGTACCTCCAGAGCTTGGCAACATGTCAAAGCTTAGCTACCT GCAGTTGAACAACAACAAACTGGTCGGGCAGATACCCTCTGAACTTGGGAAGCTGGAGCAGCTGTTTGAATT GAATCTTGCCAGTAATGAGCTTGAAGGACCAATTCCACCTAACATCAGCTTCTGTGTGGCATTGAATCAATT CAATGTGCATGGTAATCGCTTAAATGGATCAATCCCTGTGGGTTTGCGCAATCTGGACAGTTTGACTTATCT AAATCTTTCAGCTAACAGTTTCAAAGGCAGAATTCCTCTAGAGCTTGGACACATCATTAATCTTGATACACT TGACCTCTCTCGCAATAATTTCTCTGGACCTGTTCCAGCTTCAATTGGTGACTTGGAACACCTTCTCACCCT AAATTTAAGTAGCAATCATCTTGATGGGTCTCTGCCAGTCGAATTCGGCAACCTCAGAAGTATACTGATCAT TGATATGTCGATGAATAATCTCTCTGGCAGCATCCCTCCAGAGTTTGGTCAGTTGCAGAATATCTTCTCTCT GATTCTTAACAACAACAAATTGCATGGAAAAATTCCTGATCAACTAACGAATTGTTTCAGTCTTGTCACTCT CAATGTCTCTTACAATAACTTATCTGGAGCTGTACCCCCTATGAGGAACTTCTCACGCTTTTCACCAGACAG CTTCATAGGGAATCCGTTGTTGTGTGGGAACTGGTTGGGATCAATATGTGGACCTTATGTGGCAAAATCCAGAG TTCTCTCTTTTCCAGCGCTTTTTTCTAAAGCTGCAGTTATTTGTATGACGCTTGGCTTCATCACCCTCTTGTCTATTGTAATAGTTGCTGTCTACAAATCCAACCAACCAAAGCAATCGACAAAGAGATCTAAAGGAAATGGACAAG GTTCCGCCACACTTGTAATTCTTCATATGGATATGGCTATTCACACCTTTGATGATATAATGAGAGTCACTGAGAATCTAGATGAGAAGTATATTATAGGGTATGGTGCTTCTAGCACGGTATACAAATGTGTCTTGAAGAATTCCCGGCCGATTGCAATTAAGCGACTTTACAACCAATATCCAAACAACTTGCAAGAATTTGAGACTGAACTGGAAACAATTGGTAGCATTCGACATAGGAACGTCGTCAGCTTGCATGgatacgctctctctctctacggAAACCTTCTCTTCTATGACTACATGGACAATGGTTCTCTGTGGGATCTTCTTCATG GACCCTCAAAGAAGGTAAAACTAGATTGGGAGACACGACTAAGAATAGCAGTTGGGGCTGCTCAGGGACTTTCTTATCTTCACCATGATTGCAACCCCCGAATTGTACACAGGGATGTTAAGTCATCAAATATCCTTCtggatgagaattttgaggCTCATCTCTCTGATTTTGGGATTGCCAAATGCATCTCAACTTCAAAAACTCATGCATCCACTTATGTTCTTGGAACAATTGGCTACATTGACCCAGAGTATGCTCGAACATCCCGGCTCAATGAAAAATCGGACGTTTATAGCTTTGGCATTGTTCTTCTGGAACTACTGACTGGAAAGAAGGCAGTGGACAATGAGTCAAACTTGCATCAACTG ATATTGTCCAAGGCAGATGATAATACAGTCATGGAGGCTGTTGATCCTGAGGTTTCTGTGACTTGCATGGATTTGGCCCATGTCAGGAAGACCTTCCAACTTGCTCTGCTGTGCACAAAAAGGAACCCTTCTGAGAGGCCAACCATGCATGAGGTCTCTAGGGTTTTGGTCTCCCTGATTCCAGCACCTCCTGGAAAACCTGGTTTTGAACCACCAAAGAAGGTTGACTATGCTCAATTTGTGAACGACAAAGGACAACAGCAACCAAAAGCGCAGCAGCGTCAGTTTCAGCAGGAGAATAATTCTTCTGATGCTCAGTGGTTTGTTCGGTTTGGCGAGGTCATATCTAAGAACACCCTTTGA
- the LOC122303163 gene encoding LRR receptor-like serine/threonine-protein kinase ERL2 isoform X4, translating into MSIKSSFSNVVNVLLDWDDVHNQDFCSWRGVFCYNANLSVLTLNLSNLNLGGEISPAVGDLRNLQYIDLQGNKLTGQIPDEIGNCASLVHLDLSDNLLFGDIPFSISKLKQLELLNLKNNQLTGPIPSTLTQIPNLKTLDLARNQITGEIPRLLYWNEVLQYIGLRGNSLTGTLSPDMCQLTGLWYFDVRGNNLTGTIPESIGNCTSFEILDISYNQITGEIPYNIGFLQVATLSLQGNRLTGQIPEVIGLMQALAVLDLSENELVGPIPPILGNLSYTGKLYLHGNKLTGPVPPELGNMSKLSYLQLNNNKLVGQIPSELGKLEQLFELNLASNELEGPIPPNISFCVALNQFNVHGNRLNGSIPVGLRNLDSLTYLNLSANSFKGRIPLELGHIINLDTLDLSRNNFSGPVPASIGDLEHLLTLNLSSNHLDGSLPVEFGNLRSILIIDMSMNNLSGSIPPEFGQLQNIFSLILNNNKLHGKIPDQLTNCFSLVTLNVSYNNLSGAVPPMRNFSRFSPDSFIGNPLLCGNWLGSICGPYVAKSRVLSFPALFSKAAVICMTLGFITLLSIVIVAVYKSNQPKQSTKRSKGNGQGSATLVILHMDMAIHTFDDIMRVTENLDEKYIIGYGASSTVYKCVLKNSRPIAIKRLYNQYPNNLQEFETELETIGSIRHRNVVSLHGYALSLYGNLLFYDYMDNGSLWDLLHGPSKKVKLDWETRLRIAVGAAQGLSYLHHDCNPRIVHRDVKSSNILLDENFEAHLSDFGIAKCISTSKTHASTYVLGTIGYIDPEYARTSRLNEKSDVYSFGIVLLELLTGKKAVDNESNLHQLILSKADDNTVMEAVDPEVSVTCMDLAHVRKTFQLALLCTKRNPSERPTMHEVSRVLVSLIPAPPGKPGFEPPKKVDYAQFVNDKGQQQPKAQQRQFQQENNSSDAQWFVRFGEVISKNTL; encoded by the exons ATGTCGATCAAGTCCTCGTTTAGCAACGTGGTGAACGTTTTGCTTGACTGGGACGATGTGCACAACCAAGATTTCTGTTCCTGGCGTGGTGTCTTCTGCTACAATGCCAACCTCTCTGTGCTTACTCT GAATCTGTCGAACTTGAACCTAGGTGGAGAGATTTCACCAGCAGTTGGAGATTTAAGAAACTTGCAATACAT AGACTTACAGGGGAATAAGCTAACTGGTCAAATCCCGGATGAAATTGGGAACTGTGCTTCCCTTGTGCATCT GGATTTGTCTGATAATTTACTGTTTGGGGACATTCCCTTTTCGATATCTAAGCTCAAGCAGCTTGAGCTTTT GAATTTGAAGAACAATCAGTTGACTGGCCCCATACCTTCAACACTAACCCAGATTCCGAACCTCAAGACTCT TGATCTTGCACGGAACCAGATTACAGGGGAGATACCGAGACTTCTGTATTGGAATGAGGTGCTTCAATACAT AGGGTTACGAGGAAATTCATTGACTGGAACACTTTCACCCGATATGTGTCAATTAACAGGCCTGTGGTATTT TGACGTTAGAGGGAATAATCTGACGGGTACAATCCCGGAGAGCATTGGGAACTGTACAAGTTTTGAAATCTT GGATATATCCTACAATCAAATCACTGGGGAGATCCCATACAATATTGGATTCCTACAAGTGGCAACTCT GTCCCTGCAAGGAAATAGGCTAACGGGGCAGATCCCTGAGGTGATTGGTTTGATGCAGGCCCTTGCTGTCCT GGATTTGAGTGAGAATGAACTTGTTGGGCCAATCCCACCAATACTTGGCAACTTATCATACACGGGCAAACT GTATCTCCATGGCAACAAGCTCACTGGGCCAGTACCTCCAGAGCTTGGCAACATGTCAAAGCTTAGCTACCT GCAGTTGAACAACAACAAACTGGTCGGGCAGATACCCTCTGAACTTGGGAAGCTGGAGCAGCTGTTTGAATT GAATCTTGCCAGTAATGAGCTTGAAGGACCAATTCCACCTAACATCAGCTTCTGTGTGGCATTGAATCAATT CAATGTGCATGGTAATCGCTTAAATGGATCAATCCCTGTGGGTTTGCGCAATCTGGACAGTTTGACTTATCT AAATCTTTCAGCTAACAGTTTCAAAGGCAGAATTCCTCTAGAGCTTGGACACATCATTAATCTTGATACACT TGACCTCTCTCGCAATAATTTCTCTGGACCTGTTCCAGCTTCAATTGGTGACTTGGAACACCTTCTCACCCT AAATTTAAGTAGCAATCATCTTGATGGGTCTCTGCCAGTCGAATTCGGCAACCTCAGAAGTATACTGATCAT TGATATGTCGATGAATAATCTCTCTGGCAGCATCCCTCCAGAGTTTGGTCAGTTGCAGAATATCTTCTCTCT GATTCTTAACAACAACAAATTGCATGGAAAAATTCCTGATCAACTAACGAATTGTTTCAGTCTTGTCACTCT CAATGTCTCTTACAATAACTTATCTGGAGCTGTACCCCCTATGAGGAACTTCTCACGCTTTTCACCAGACAG CTTCATAGGGAATCCGTTGTTGTGTGGGAACTGGTTGGGATCAATATGTGGACCTTATGTGGCAAAATCCAGAG TTCTCTCTTTTCCAGCGCTTTTTTCTAAAGCTGCAGTTATTTGTATGACGCTTGGCTTCATCACCCTCTTGTCTATTGTAATAGTTGCTGTCTACAAATCCAACCAACCAAAGCAATCGACAAAGAGATCTAAAGGAAATGGACAAG GTTCCGCCACACTTGTAATTCTTCATATGGATATGGCTATTCACACCTTTGATGATATAATGAGAGTCACTGAGAATCTAGATGAGAAGTATATTATAGGGTATGGTGCTTCTAGCACGGTATACAAATGTGTCTTGAAGAATTCCCGGCCGATTGCAATTAAGCGACTTTACAACCAATATCCAAACAACTTGCAAGAATTTGAGACTGAACTGGAAACAATTGGTAGCATTCGACATAGGAACGTCGTCAGCTTGCATGgatacgctctctctctctacggAAACCTTCTCTTCTATGACTACATGGACAATGGTTCTCTGTGGGATCTTCTTCATG GACCCTCAAAGAAGGTAAAACTAGATTGGGAGACACGACTAAGAATAGCAGTTGGGGCTGCTCAGGGACTTTCTTATCTTCACCATGATTGCAACCCCCGAATTGTACACAGGGATGTTAAGTCATCAAATATCCTTCtggatgagaattttgaggCTCATCTCTCTGATTTTGGGATTGCCAAATGCATCTCAACTTCAAAAACTCATGCATCCACTTATGTTCTTGGAACAATTGGCTACATTGACCCAGAGTATGCTCGAACATCCCGGCTCAATGAAAAATCGGACGTTTATAGCTTTGGCATTGTTCTTCTGGAACTACTGACTGGAAAGAAGGCAGTGGACAATGAGTCAAACTTGCATCAACTG ATATTGTCCAAGGCAGATGATAATACAGTCATGGAGGCTGTTGATCCTGAGGTTTCTGTGACTTGCATGGATTTGGCCCATGTCAGGAAGACCTTCCAACTTGCTCTGCTGTGCACAAAAAGGAACCCTTCTGAGAGGCCAACCATGCATGAGGTCTCTAGGGTTTTGGTCTCCCTGATTCCAGCACCTCCTGGAAAACCTGGTTTTGAACCACCAAAGAAGGTTGACTATGCTCAATTTGTGAACGACAAAGGACAACAGCAACCAAAAGCGCAGCAGCGTCAGTTTCAGCAGGAGAATAATTCTTCTGATGCTCAGTGGTTTGTTCGGTTTGGCGAGGTCATATCTAAGAACACCCTTTGA
- the LOC122303163 gene encoding LRR receptor-like serine/threonine-protein kinase ERL1 isoform X3 translates to MEVEVFLQWRSKELSLWLIIAVLALLCPIASPLNDEGKALMSIKSSFSNVVNVLLDWDDVHNQDFCSWRGVFCYNANLSVLTLNLSNLNLGGEISPAVGDLRNLQYIDLQGNKLTGQIPDEIGNCASLVHLDLSDNLLFGDIPFSISKLKQLELLNLKNNQLTGPIPSTLTQIPNLKTLDLARNQITGEIPRLLYWNEVLQYIGLRGNSLTGTLSPDMCQLTGLWYFDVRGNNLTGTIPESIGNCTSFEILDISYNQITGEIPYNIGFLQVATLSLQGNRLTGQIPEVIGLMQALAVLDLSENELVGPIPPILGNLSYTGKLYLHGNKLTGPVPPELGNMSKLSYLQLNNNKLVGQIPSELGKLEQLFELNLASNELEGPIPPNISFCVALNQFNVHGNRLNGSIPVGLRNLDSLTYLNLSANSFKGRIPLELGHIINLDTLDLSRNNFSGPVPASIGDLEHLLTLNLSSNHLDGSLPVEFGNLRSILIIDMSMNNLSGSIPPEFGQLQNIFSLILNNNKLHGKIPDQLTNCFSLVTLNVSYNNLSGAVPPMRNFSRFSPDSFIGNPLLCGNWLGSICGPYVAKSRVAVYKSNQPKQSTKRSKGNGQGSATLVILHMDMAIHTFDDIMRVTENLDEKYIIGYGASSTVYKCVLKNSRPIAIKRLYNQYPNNLQEFETELETIGSIRHRNVVSLHGYALSLYGNLLFYDYMDNGSLWDLLHGPSKKVKLDWETRLRIAVGAAQGLSYLHHDCNPRIVHRDVKSSNILLDENFEAHLSDFGIAKCISTSKTHASTYVLGTIGYIDPEYARTSRLNEKSDVYSFGIVLLELLTGKKAVDNESNLHQLILSKADDNTVMEAVDPEVSVTCMDLAHVRKTFQLALLCTKRNPSERPTMHEVSRVLVSLIPAPPGKPGFEPPKKVDYAQFVNDKGQQQPKAQQRQFQQENNSSDAQWFVRFGEVISKNTL, encoded by the exons atggaggtggaGGTATTCCTGCAGTGGAGGAGCAAGGAGCTCTCTCTGTGGTTAATAATCGCCGTTCTGGCTCTTCTCTGTCCCATTGCTTCTCCACTCAACGACGAAG GGAAAGCGTTAATGTCGATCAAGTCCTCGTTTAGCAACGTGGTGAACGTTTTGCTTGACTGGGACGATGTGCACAACCAAGATTTCTGTTCCTGGCGTGGTGTCTTCTGCTACAATGCCAACCTCTCTGTGCTTACTCT GAATCTGTCGAACTTGAACCTAGGTGGAGAGATTTCACCAGCAGTTGGAGATTTAAGAAACTTGCAATACAT AGACTTACAGGGGAATAAGCTAACTGGTCAAATCCCGGATGAAATTGGGAACTGTGCTTCCCTTGTGCATCT GGATTTGTCTGATAATTTACTGTTTGGGGACATTCCCTTTTCGATATCTAAGCTCAAGCAGCTTGAGCTTTT GAATTTGAAGAACAATCAGTTGACTGGCCCCATACCTTCAACACTAACCCAGATTCCGAACCTCAAGACTCT TGATCTTGCACGGAACCAGATTACAGGGGAGATACCGAGACTTCTGTATTGGAATGAGGTGCTTCAATACAT AGGGTTACGAGGAAATTCATTGACTGGAACACTTTCACCCGATATGTGTCAATTAACAGGCCTGTGGTATTT TGACGTTAGAGGGAATAATCTGACGGGTACAATCCCGGAGAGCATTGGGAACTGTACAAGTTTTGAAATCTT GGATATATCCTACAATCAAATCACTGGGGAGATCCCATACAATATTGGATTCCTACAAGTGGCAACTCT GTCCCTGCAAGGAAATAGGCTAACGGGGCAGATCCCTGAGGTGATTGGTTTGATGCAGGCCCTTGCTGTCCT GGATTTGAGTGAGAATGAACTTGTTGGGCCAATCCCACCAATACTTGGCAACTTATCATACACGGGCAAACT GTATCTCCATGGCAACAAGCTCACTGGGCCAGTACCTCCAGAGCTTGGCAACATGTCAAAGCTTAGCTACCT GCAGTTGAACAACAACAAACTGGTCGGGCAGATACCCTCTGAACTTGGGAAGCTGGAGCAGCTGTTTGAATT GAATCTTGCCAGTAATGAGCTTGAAGGACCAATTCCACCTAACATCAGCTTCTGTGTGGCATTGAATCAATT CAATGTGCATGGTAATCGCTTAAATGGATCAATCCCTGTGGGTTTGCGCAATCTGGACAGTTTGACTTATCT AAATCTTTCAGCTAACAGTTTCAAAGGCAGAATTCCTCTAGAGCTTGGACACATCATTAATCTTGATACACT TGACCTCTCTCGCAATAATTTCTCTGGACCTGTTCCAGCTTCAATTGGTGACTTGGAACACCTTCTCACCCT AAATTTAAGTAGCAATCATCTTGATGGGTCTCTGCCAGTCGAATTCGGCAACCTCAGAAGTATACTGATCAT TGATATGTCGATGAATAATCTCTCTGGCAGCATCCCTCCAGAGTTTGGTCAGTTGCAGAATATCTTCTCTCT GATTCTTAACAACAACAAATTGCATGGAAAAATTCCTGATCAACTAACGAATTGTTTCAGTCTTGTCACTCT CAATGTCTCTTACAATAACTTATCTGGAGCTGTACCCCCTATGAGGAACTTCTCACGCTTTTCACCAGACAG CTTCATAGGGAATCCGTTGTTGTGTGGGAACTGGTTGGGATCAATATGTGGACCTTATGTGGCAAAATCCAGAG TTGCTGTCTACAAATCCAACCAACCAAAGCAATCGACAAAGAGATCTAAAGGAAATGGACAAG GTTCCGCCACACTTGTAATTCTTCATATGGATATGGCTATTCACACCTTTGATGATATAATGAGAGTCACTGAGAATCTAGATGAGAAGTATATTATAGGGTATGGTGCTTCTAGCACGGTATACAAATGTGTCTTGAAGAATTCCCGGCCGATTGCAATTAAGCGACTTTACAACCAATATCCAAACAACTTGCAAGAATTTGAGACTGAACTGGAAACAATTGGTAGCATTCGACATAGGAACGTCGTCAGCTTGCATGgatacgctctctctctctacggAAACCTTCTCTTCTATGACTACATGGACAATGGTTCTCTGTGGGATCTTCTTCATG GACCCTCAAAGAAGGTAAAACTAGATTGGGAGACACGACTAAGAATAGCAGTTGGGGCTGCTCAGGGACTTTCTTATCTTCACCATGATTGCAACCCCCGAATTGTACACAGGGATGTTAAGTCATCAAATATCCTTCtggatgagaattttgaggCTCATCTCTCTGATTTTGGGATTGCCAAATGCATCTCAACTTCAAAAACTCATGCATCCACTTATGTTCTTGGAACAATTGGCTACATTGACCCAGAGTATGCTCGAACATCCCGGCTCAATGAAAAATCGGACGTTTATAGCTTTGGCATTGTTCTTCTGGAACTACTGACTGGAAAGAAGGCAGTGGACAATGAGTCAAACTTGCATCAACTG ATATTGTCCAAGGCAGATGATAATACAGTCATGGAGGCTGTTGATCCTGAGGTTTCTGTGACTTGCATGGATTTGGCCCATGTCAGGAAGACCTTCCAACTTGCTCTGCTGTGCACAAAAAGGAACCCTTCTGAGAGGCCAACCATGCATGAGGTCTCTAGGGTTTTGGTCTCCCTGATTCCAGCACCTCCTGGAAAACCTGGTTTTGAACCACCAAAGAAGGTTGACTATGCTCAATTTGTGAACGACAAAGGACAACAGCAACCAAAAGCGCAGCAGCGTCAGTTTCAGCAGGAGAATAATTCTTCTGATGCTCAGTGGTTTGTTCGGTTTGGCGAGGTCATATCTAAGAACACCCTTTGA